Below is a genomic region from Medicago truncatula cultivar Jemalong A17 chromosome 3, MtrunA17r5.0-ANR, whole genome shotgun sequence.
GGAAAGCATAGTAGACTTAATATTCATACAACCATTGAAAGacaacggaaaaaaaaaaaaaagaacaaaacgAAACATAGGTCACAGAAAGTTGTCTTCAATTAAGTGAGCTCAATCTTGACAGCTTTGAGTTTAAGGGGTTTGTTGGTAGATTGAGCATAGTAGACTTAACATGATTCTTCCCTAGCTTCAGCATTGTCCAGCTTATCTGATCCCACTTCATTTACGGACCTTTATCCAATCACTTTGCTGCAAGACTATTAAACCATTGTTATAAACCATTTTTGTTTCACGTAAGAACAAATATGCGGATGAGGAAAATGGTTGTGATGGAAGACTATTAAATAGACAGAGAATTTGGAAGATATGAAGGGTTGCATGCTTTGGAACTACAAACTATAGTGAATATAGTTGGAAGTTGTAAGGGCCTGAAGCTTCTTGGTTTAGTGGGACTATTTTGAGGGAATATTTTGACCAAGTAGCCCCACATTAAGTGTGGTTAGGTGGGGCAAAATGTCTTTAGTGCCAAATAAGCttgttttagggttttgttaGTATTGTTTGCAAATGTACCTTTGGATTAGATATAAAGatgttaaggaaaaaaataaagccAGGCCAGATAAATGTCTTCGGTTGGAAAAATAAAGCAATATTCATCAATCGATGATATATACATATCAATCGAAACACATAATTTGCATGAAAAAATGCAATAAACCAAACATGAagtggctctgataccacttaTTAGCAAATTTCATTAACACTTCAATGCATATAATTTCATTTATCAATCAACAGCGGAAGCAATTATTGAACAAGTTTATGATCAGATACAACATGTTTGATTTACTGAAATTAAAGTTTAAAGTCATAGGAAATTAAAGTTTAAAGTCATAGGAATACCTGGATCCATGACAAAAGAGTTTTCCGGCAGTAGTGATCTGAAACAAAAGCATTCATCAACCTGTACCTTGATGCCCTAATAGgcttcagatggggagaagagcGGTTTTGCTATGTACGGTAtattggggaccatagcctctttATATTGGATGGTcattagggtttcccattattccgttaatggACCATCCAGACATCCACCCGATCCAAGCCCATATcacttaaataattaattattattttaatagaaacctaataagccttttttttcattatatgatcactaatcaattaaTGCCCCTTAAagataaatagctaatataattaaattagatATATATGCCCACATAATAATCATTggaatattataattaaataaattataattaaatattctaACACGATTCATAAGGGGAACAACGCTTGGTCAGTGTGCATGCCTttacgcatgagccggattagtcaCCTACCGTTGTTGGGtaggaaaccggtgcgaaaggcacacaaaaaaaagtcagcccaaaattttatatatttactcGAACTAGTTTGGTACACTTTTTAAAGCAtaaaggaagagaaaaaaaaaacttgacatatatttataatgtatttattacatttttttattttaaattcacTCCCatcaattatcttttttaaagaataaaggataagaaaaaaaattatatatcgtGGACAATAAAGATTgaatttgttacactttttttttaatatttaagtttaCTCTTATCAGTTtgttatatatgttatttgtatttaaagttgaaggtaattttgaaaagagaaaacctCAACCCAAAAGAGGTAAAAGGGGctatttctttatatatagtacaaaataaaatagattacaAGTGGATATTCATATGACAAATGGGTTTAATGGGCCATACTACTAGAGACAATTGAACTCATTCCTTAAGTTATTGTATTTCTCAATAAATACATTATACAGTTCACATGTAACATACTTGAGTATATGAGAGAATAATAGAATacttttctctcatttttattcctctcttactttttattcttgttcctatttatttgttttataacacgttatcagcacAATCTAACCAATTGAGAAGGTAAATAACTTCTTAATTTAttacaatatataaaataagttgtAATTTTGTATCAATGATTATAGGTTGTTGTTACAATTGATGGGAGACCTGGAACACATAACACTATGAGATTATGGGAGACTCAACAAAATTGATGAAGTCGTCCAAGGGTTCCAACTGGTGAACCCAATCCTCTTTAACATCAAACATCCAGTTCTCACCACTCTTAGGGAGAACCAGTTCTCATATAGGGAATTTGAAAATTGTAATGCTCGTCTAACACACTTTCTAGAAGCTACACTACTACAAAATACCCCCTTTAATAGCACTCATTTTGGCTGTTAATAGCGCTTTCCAAGCGCTAAGAAAGCCCCCGCTATAATAGGCCAGGAGCCTATAACAGCGCTTTTCAAACGCTATTAAATAGCAATACGTTAATAGCGCTTTCAGAAAAGCGCTAATATAGCCTTATTCTATTGCTATTAAAGTAGCTTTTCTAACTGCTGTTTCTTAGCACTTTCTGAGAAGCGCTATCGTAGCCTTTCTACTCAAATAGGGATTTCTTAGCGTTTTATTGAAAGCGCTAATAAAAGTTgcgtatttatttttattttttttaaatctgtaACCAAAAAGGCTATATAATTAAACGCTAGAATAAGATAATGAAATATGAATATAGCAAATTACATTCATGATAATCTCATTACAAATTGAtcataaatttaattatgaatgtcATAATACTAGTCAATCCACAAttgccaataaaaaaaaaaaaaaaaaaactcctaaaAGCAGCCACAGttaattatcaacaaaaaaacaccTAAATTTAAGAGGACTCGTGACAAGCTATATAGTCCAGCACAACCAATTACGGTTTAAGTCTATCAGCAATATAGTCTCCTGTGCATATAATATGAAacgaaaaattaattaacatagaATTTCCAGCACAACCAATTATGATTTAAAATAACTCAATTAAAAAACGCAaatgaaaattgttgaaaaagaaaatgaaactcACTAAGATACTCGACCATAAAGGTTGCCCAATCCTCCTCGACCTGAACTAGCTTATCTTTAGAATAGGTTTTACATTTGTAATCTCCAAAGTACTTCAAATATAAAAGTAGCAAAAAattgagttagaaaaagaaTGCCTAACTATATATATGATTACAAATTAACAGTATATTGAAAATCACATACATACATTTTCGGGGATCATGTCTTGATTTGCCAATATTATCTCTTTCATAAATTGCATGACAAAATAGCCACAGTCAATGCCATTTGTTTGCATAGGACACtggaaaaaattacataattaaaatttaatccacATGATGAATTAAAATTACCATTGATTACATTGTCAAAAACAATACCATTGATTAGAAAATACCTTTATTTTCATCCATGGGATTATACTTGACTTTGATTTTGACTTGGAATGAAGGGCACAGTTGATACACATGCATATTATctataaacattgcatattaTCTATTAATACTCATCTTCATTCTAGATTTAGTAGGGCTCCCCAATATGTGTATCAATCTTGGCCAGAATATATTAGTACAACCGCAATCAACAATTTAACTACTTATGACCACAATACACAAAAACAACGTTTTCTTACCGTTATTGAAGGAAAACAGAGACAACGGCGGCGACCACGACGGATGCTCCTTGAAGGAAAGCAGAATCTATAAGCAGCAGCTATAAACAGTTAGAAGCTATAAGAATTAAGAATAAACAATTGAAACATAGAAGTCTAGTGATTTGATCTCCTGTATTCATATCTatgataaaaaaagaaacatagaAGTCTAGTGACTTGATCTCCTGTAAATATCACTATTAATACAGTTTGGCCATTCTTGTATACTAATTTTAAGTGAAAAGAAGTAAGACTAGCCATAATTGAGATCAAGAGTTAGATAAACCAATTTTGCTGCATCCCTAAGGCTTTCAGACAAGATTGTATACTTAAAAATGAGATTGTGAAGGGATTTGAGACAAAATAGTTTTCAAGTGAGTAGCCATCAACGATGTAAGTTCAATCTTGCAGTGAGTTTGCTAAGAAAGTCTATATCAgcgaaaatgtttttttttaaacaacatatattatTGAAACACGCTCGGCACAAGACGTGCTAAACGGGTAGTCGGATAAAGCAtacaaggtaaaaaaaaaataaaaaaaataaaaacacagcAGCTGCTGCAACATCATAAAAACGCTGCTGATACGCAGCTTCTAAACTCCAATATAGCAGGAAAAAAACATCACAGCAGTACAACAGAACCGCGCCTAATACGATCCAAACTAACTCACAAATCAGATGAACACAATACATGAATTGAGCAGAGTTTGAATCCAAAAAACAACCTTGTTTTGCAAGCACAGTTAGAACAAGAGACCAGACTTAATCTCACAACAAGACTGAaaccacttttattttaatctctttGCCTAGTGAAAAGCAAAAATATAAGTATTCTCGTGGCTATTTCATAATCATACCAACGTAAGGATCCATTGATTATATTTGGCAATGCAAGGTCCCTCTACGAGGTATATATATGTCCTTCCTATATTATGTCATTATTCATAATCATACCAACGTGACTATTTCATGCACatgaggaaaaaataaataccttTTCTAAATTGGTCTATTCCATGATAAGAATACAACATAGTATAAGTATTAAGTATTAACTAGCTAAAATGATACTACTTATGCTATGTACAGAATTGTCAATTAGTTTCTAAAAAGATAAACGGTGCAGTTACAGCTCATGGTAGAGTTTCAATGGTGAACAACACAATATGAGGCAATGGTAGAATATGGTTGGGTAGGGCATGGAGACCGTATTCTCGTGTTATTTTTGCATTCTCAATTATGTCAGAtattagcttataaaaacacggccttgtttggataaactaCTTTATTAACCACTTAAGCAACTTTCATAAGCTATTatgaagagcttatggaaataagctgaaaacaacttatacaaGCATCAAATAAAGCTTTATCCAAACAGGCCACCTAGGTTAACAGTAAATTTCCCCAAAATTGCATGCCCTAGGTTCATCCAAACAGTCCCTAACTTCATCCAAACAGCCACACTCCCAAAATCGTTCATTatacaacaaaatcaacaacaacaacagaaacatGCAACAAAGTATCAAAAACGAAATAAAGGGAGAGAATGGAActgtaaaagaagaaaatgaagatctaaccagagaagaaagagagaaggcTCTTTCAATTGAGACTTCCATTCAAACTTCAATTCCGACTTCTTACTTCGATTCCGACTTCGATttcgagagagagagagagagagagagagagagagagagagagagtgactTCTGACTTTGATTTTGACCGAAGAAAGAAGCTGGTTTGGATTTCAGTTTTGGAGTAGAAGGACGGTGGAAGCTCTTTCGAGAAGGAAGGAAGGACAGTGGTTGGAGAGAGAGTGGTATGTGTTGGACGGTGGAAGCTCTTTCAGCTTTGGATCAAGGAGAGAGAATGTTATGTGTTATCTTTTAGTTTGTGTGGGAGAATGAAAATAATATCcgcctttttttaattttcataaagGCCAAACATAGCGTTTGTGAAAAGCGCTATCTATACCCCCTCCAACAATAGCGTCTGCAAAAAAGCGCTATTAGTGCAAACCAAAATAATAGCTTTTATAGAAAAGCGCTATCTAACCCagtttttaacatgtttttcttaGCGCTTTCTGAAAACCGCTATAACAGGTCCATAAGTTGCATTTTTAATAGCGTTTATTCAAAAGCGCTATTAAAATTATGCtattaaaaaccaaaattgTGGTAGTGCTAGCATCACCATCAACCTAACAAGAGTTTCCGAGTCCTACAAAAGGCTTCGCTTGTTTGTATGCTCTCTAAATGGATGAGGGAAGGATTAGCTCAACTCACTTTCGAGTGGCACCATAGCTACTTGGAATGATCTGAAGAATGCAATACTCCGCCGCTTTTTCCCAATAGCAAAATACctcaaaaaaaaggaaagagtgttggaacaaaatgtgtttcacaatgaaccttattaagttttgatgataacaaggtattaaaaattgtcaattggttattactaattattgttcaagtgtacaggaccaaaggctactcaagttatttcaataggtcttggaagaacaatggaaagaaaaagaaattctgagcatctgaagaaaactgctcctgaagctgaagtgcttctgaagtaatgacgtcatcagaagcagaaggtcttcagaagcaaaagttttcatcagaagcaatatcttcaccagaagctacgtttgatcctttaatcaaactgaagattcaaagtagctgattctcaattcagtcttatccaagaagaacgaagaattgaaagggaggtatcaacggatatatggatagcactgagcacttgtctttCGTTAATaaagttgacaaagtacaagtgtacaaccactacctccactactctgttttctgtctacgctacaagacaaaacaacagccatgcctgcagaatttgtacactcaagatgggaatgaatttgaagcttattcttcaaaggactacacccaaatcaggcaaaggatcactggtggataatcaaaggatttcaaacgactctttagacgtgctgattatctcaacgtctctttcacgcctctatataaaggagtgaagacttgaagattaaagagatacataagttcaaaagcgccaaaactctgtcaatttgattctaaaaagcacactgaatttctgcactgatttgatacatcttagaaattcaaagtctagagtcttttctgtattgtattgtgaacaccactgattgtatatcaagtgttcaattcaaactcaattctctgtatttttgtttgattagaagtctcttgcctgcgtgcttgagcattagaagtctcttgcttagtgcttgagcattggaagactcttgcttgtgtgcttgagcatttttttgtgaagtctcatacttagaaagtactgagcagttgtaatctttgtgattatagtgaaatctccttggaagtgcaagggggactggactacttccgtgttgtggaaggaaccaggataactgcttgtgtctttgtctttcttttctctgctctgttcttttccgctgcaatctgactctgatcatttcatcagaagcaatcaaactgcttctgaagttttatcagaagaagtatttttttttaagagaaaaagaaaacacaattcaaccccccttcttgtgtttttcaccttcaattggtatcagagcctgctctgttatcacagcacttaaccgtgttacagttcaagatctattagaaaaacatgtctggagatgaggaatcagttactacaaaatacacaagtgtcaagcatgactatgatactgctgacaagaaaacagactctggaaaagctccaaggtttaatggagatctggaagagttttcatggtggaaaactaatatgtacagctttatcatgggattggatgaagagttatgggacatactggaagatggagttgatgatctggatttggatgaagaaggagctgctatagacagaagaatacatactcctgctcagaagaagctttataagaaacaccacaagataagaggaatcattgtggcttctatacctcgcaccgaatacatgaagatgagtgacaaatctactgcgaaggctatgtttgcttctctatgtgcaaactttgaaggcagcaagaaagtaaaagaggctaaagctttgatgctagttcatcagtatgaacttttcagaatgaaggatgatgagagtatagaagaaatgtactcaagatttcaaactttagt
It encodes:
- the LOC11410854 gene encoding uncharacterized protein → MCINCALHSKSKSKSSIIPWMKIKCPMQTNGIDCGYFVMQFMKEIILANQDMIPENYFGDYKCKTYSKDKLVQVEEDWATFMVEYLRDYIADRLKP